Genomic segment of Sulfurovum sp. UBA12169:
AAAGATGATCTTTTGATTGATGTTCCTTATGACGCATCCAATGATATTCAATTGTACCAACGAACAGTTCCGGGACAAACACGTATTGATATATATCCGGGGACATTTGTAATGCTTTATCCCCATGATGCCCATATGGCTGCTTTAATAATCGATAAAAAATCAGAATACACCAAAAAAGTGGTTGTCAAAATAAAAACAGAACTTTTACTTACTTCTTGTTTTGCATATAAACTACAGTGCCCATAAACGTCGATCGGTAAGCGGATCTCGGAAGAGACTCCTTACCGATAGTCTATTTTTTAAGAAGGTCTCTTATCTCTGTAAGCAAAACCTCTTGAGCAGGTGCTTGCAGCGCTGCCTCTACCGGCGGCTCTTTAAGTTTGTTGTATGCCTTAATAAACATAAAGACAACAAATCCAAGAATCACAAACGAAATAATATCATTAATAAATATACCAAATTTGATAGCCGGAGCTCCCGCTTTATCCAAAGCCTCTATCGTAGCATATTCTTTACCGTCCAGCGCAATAAACAGTTGGGAAAAATCTACTTTACCCATCAGCATGCCCACCGGAGGCATAATAACATTATCCACCATCGATTTGACTACTGTGGCAAACGCGCCCCCGAACATAAACCCGATCGCCATATCAACCATATTTCCCTGAATAAGAAACTTTTTGAACTCTTGAAACATTATCGTACCTCCTTTTAAAAAATAATACTATTTTTTGCTTAAACGTTATTTTCTAGATTTTTATTTCTTGCTGCCAAAAGCGTAAGAACAAACAATCCCGTGATTGCATAATATACCCACATAGGAATCGGCACAGGATCACCCGCTGCATAGGAGTGCAATCCTGAAAGGTAATAGTTTACTCCAAAATAGGTCATCAATACTGTGCTGTAAGCCCATGTCGCAACAACATTGTAAAGAAAAATTGATCTGAGTGCGGGGATAAATCTCATATGCAAAACTGCCGCATAAATAAGAATAGTCACCGCTGCCCATGTCTCTTTTGGATCCCATCCCCAGTAGCGTCCCCAACTTTCGTTTGCCCAGACACCGCCAAGGAAATTTCCTATTGTAAGCAAGAAAAGTCCTACGATCAATGCCATTTCTGACAGATTGGTCAATTCTTTAATAGAGCGGTCGATGTTTTTATGCCCGCCCTCTCCTCTAACAATAAAAAGAATAAGTACCAGCAAAGACAAGATAGAACCCAATCCCAAGAAACCGTCACCGGAAATAATTGTTGCTACATGAATCATCAACCAGTACGATTTCAATACAGGCACAAGATTGGTGATCTCAGGATTGATAAAACTCATATGTGCCACCCCCATAGTGATACCTGCCAAAAGTGCCGTACCTGCTAAAGCAAAAGGAGAATGTCTGGCCAGCAAGATTCCGGCCAAAGCGGTGGAGGCTGCGATAAACACGATAGACTCATAAGCATTTGACCACGGGGCATGTCCCGCGATATACCAACGGATACCCAAACCAATCATATGCATTATAAAGCCAAAAACAAAGATACCCAATGCCCCGCGCATAATCCATTTCATAGAAAATGTCGGCTTAAGAACATGAATAAAGGCAAACACCAGCATCGCTAGACCCACCAAAAGATACAAGGGTACCAATTTGCCAAACAAGCCGAGTTTATTGTAGGCAATCTCCATATCAATGTGCCGTTCGCTTGGAAGTACGGCTGCGCCATAGGTTTTTTGATACTTTACTATTCCTTTTAGAGCTAAATCCGCATTTGTCCAGCTGCCTGTTTTTAACCCTTCTGCTACCGATTGAAAATAAGCCGAAACGCTTAGTGTCACCAAATCGCGTGTTTTTGATTCAAACGTCTTAATGGCCTCAAGCGGTGCAGCCCACTTGTTATTTACGTCATCCGCTTGGGGATAAATGCGCAATATAGTCCCTTGATAAACCATATATGAGACATTTACCCTCTCGTCTATCTTTATAAGCTCTTTGTCGTAAGTGCTTTGGTCTAAAGGTTTTTTACGGTTTGCATCACTCACTGCATCATAAATCTTATAGCTGTTATCTTCCTTACTGAAGAAATCGGAAAATTGAGCAAACTTCGCATCTTCGGGCAGGCCGAGTGTCAAAGCTATTTTCTTGTGTCCGATCTTAATCATTGGCACATTTTGATACACTTCGGGCTGCGTGATCATTCCCAACAGTACTTGCATAGGCTCCAAACCAAACATTGCACTTTTGCCTGTAATTTTTGCCACTACTTCATGTGCTACAGTATCCAAGGGCTTCATGCGCCCCATATAATCTTGCACCGCAAGTTTTCCCATTTTTTGAGCATGATCACTATCGTATGCCGATATTGCCTCTTTCACTGCAGGATCTACTTCCGGTTCTTTGGCATGAAGATCTGCGGCATTAAAAATCATCAACGCCAACAAGATTGAAACTGCAGCCCCCTGTAGTTTGCGTGCCCCCTTAAGCAATTTTTGAAACCTTCCGTTCGACAAAAATAAACTCCAAACCATTCCCAATGTCATCAGAAAATATCCCACATAGGTAGGAAGCGTGCCGGGATCATGGTTCACAGAAAGAATGGTTCCTTTTTCATCCATATCGTAAGAAGATTGAAAAAAACGATAATTTCTGTGATCAAGAATATGATTCATGTAGATTTTATATGGCATCGTAAGATTTTGTTCTTTATCTATAAGCACAACATCACTTGCATACGATGAAGGGGTCATAGAGCCCGGGTAACGTTCCAATGTAAACTTTTCAAGCTTAACGGCAAACGGTACTTCTATGGTTTTTGCTCCGATGCGCAAATCAAGACGCACCCCGTCAATCTCTATCGTATTTAATTCCCCTGGTTGTCCGCTCATTGGCTTGCATACAATCTCCCTGCTTTGATCACCCGCACTCACTTTTAGTTCAATATATTCAGGTTTTCCCGATTCTGTTTTGAGACTGCTTGAAACGGTTTCAAGTTTTGATTTTTCATGAATAGATTTTAAAACTATTGCGTTGCTTCCGAAACGATAAAGTATTCTTTGTGTAAAATTATGATCGCCTGCATCAATTTCACCGGAACTTTTGTCATCCATCTTAAGAAAAGACATGGCAAAAGGAAAATTAACCTTAAATCCGTCTTCGGCTTCTTTGATCAGAAATGTGGGTTTATCGGTTTGCGAAGAGGTAGCATATCCGATATAAAATGGGCCAAAATCTTTCAAATCGCCTTTGCTGAAATAGTATGTTTTTCCCTGTTCGTCTGTAGAAACTTTTAATTCTAAAATCGTTTTGCCTTCAGGGTCAGGAGCCACTTTGTGCTCTATCGTGGGTAAATATTTCAAAAGAGAGAGATGTATTTTTTTGCCGCCCACATCAAGATCTTCTTCTAGGCTGTTTTGGGTCATTGTAGAAAAATAAAGCGGTTTTTCAAGAGAGACGCTTTTGCCCTCAAACGTAGCTACAGCCTCAAGTATCTTTTCATCGGAAACCATCATGTTGACACTTTGTCCTTCACGAATATGCATAATACCCTCATACCCGACATAACGTGTAATAAGTGCGCCGATGGCAATGACAAAAAATGAAAAGTGGAAAAGAAAGACTGCCAGGTTTTTTTTGTATGTCTTGTATTTAAAAATATTGTATACTAAAATCGCGGTGAAATAGGCTAAAAAAAGTTCAAACCATTTCGTTTTATAAATCAATGCCTTTACCGTCAGCGTTCCATAGTCATTCTCTATAAACGTAGCAGCTCCAATTATAAAACCAAATACAAACAGCATTAATACAGCCATTTTCATCGAAAAAATATACCTCATATTTTAAAAACCTTTTATATTAGAATGAATTAAGCCCGAATTATAGCTAAGCTTTGTTAACAGTGTATTAAGATAAATTATTTTACATTATCATCACAGAGGGCACTACTTTAACTCTCCCCAGCTGTCTCCCATGCTCACCGAGCAGACTAACGGCACATTGAGTTTTAAAATATGTTCCATCACATACGTAAACCGTTTGGATAGCGATTCTGCGATCTCTTCTTTGATCTCAAAGATCAGTTCATCGTGTATCTGTAAAAGCATCGATGCATCCAAATTCTCTTCAAGAATCATCGCATCTATATGATTCATCGAAAGCTTAATAAGGTCCGCTGCCGATCCCTGAAAAACCGTATTGACCGATTCTCTCAAAAATGCGGCTTTTTGCATAGCGTTGGCATTTTCATAGTCAAACAGTCTTCTTCTGCCCAGTATCGTCTCTACGTATCCATCAATTTTGACACGCTCCTGTATCTCCTCCAGAAATCTTTTTACCGTAGGAAAAGAGGCGAAATAACTGCGTATAATCTCTTTGGCCTCCACCGGTGTAATTCCTATATCCTCGGCAAGTTTACGCTGCCCCATGCCATAAAGCAAACCAAAATTCACTGATTTTGCTACGTTACGTTTGGATTTTGCTTCTGCCTCCCCGAACAATCTAGCCGCCGTAGCCAAATGAATGTCTTCCTGATTCACGAATGCATCGCTTAGCGCCTTGTCTCCGGAAAAATGCGCAAGCAGTCTCAACTCTATTTGGGAATAATCGATACTCACAAGTTTATACCCTTCCTTGGCCACAAAAGCTTGCCGCACAGATCTTCCAAGCTCAGAGCGTACAGGAATATTTTGCAAGTTCGGTTCTTTTGAACTTAACCGCCCTGTAGCTGTTCCGGTCTGGATAAAAGAAGTATAGATGCGATGATCTTTGTCTTCTTCTGCCAATTTCAACAAGGGATCAACATAAGTGGAAAGCATTTTTTGGTATTCACGGTAAACAAGAAGTTTAGAAATAATCGGATGTTCGTCTTTTAGAGTTTGAAGAACGGCTTCATTGGTGCTGTACCCTGTTTTTGTTTTTTTAACGCCTTTGAGTCCTAATTTTTGAAAAAGTATATTTCCTAGTTGCTGGGTGGATTTGATATTAAATTCGCTTTCTGCCAATGCATAGATCTCCCCGGTTAAATGCTCCAAATCCAAACGTAAACTCTTTTGAAGACTCATTAGATGCCGGATATTGACTTTAATTCCTGCCCGCTCCATGCGCGCAAGCACATTGATAAAAGGATATTCTACATTTTTTGCTTCCTCTAATAAAGATATCAAGCCGCCCAATTCCATTCGTTTTTTAAGTGAAAAATAAAGCAGATAGGTCATCCATGCATCTTCGGCGGCATAAAAAGCAGCTTCCCCGATATGTACGGAAGAAAAATTTTCTCCTTTTTTAACCATCTCTTTAAAAGGCTTCATTTTATAGTTGAAAAACCTCTCCGCCAGAGCATCAAGCCCGACTTTAGCTTCAGGGTTATTCAGCCATGCCATAATCATCGTATCCGCAAAAGGTGTAATTTCAGAAAAACCATACTGATTGTAAAGCAAAGAAAAATCAAATTTAAGATTTTGTCCTATTGTCTTGTGTGTTAAAAGCTTTTTGAGCACCCTTAAAGCATCCTGGATATCTACTTGCGATTCTATACCGAGATAAGCATGGCCAACCGGCACATAGTACGCTTTGTTTTCCGAAACACAAAAACTAAATCCAACCATTTTTGCGCTTTTAGTGTCCAGACCCGTTGTTTCTGTGTCAAATGCAATGATCGCATCCTCATCCAAATTATCAACTACTGCCTCCAGTTTCTCTTTGGTATCGAGCGTTACAGCCCCGAAAGACAAAGAAGAATATTTTTTTTGAGGGATTGGAACCGGGCACCCCCGTTCGCCTTCTCTTAGCTCTGATTTTCTGATCGCCTGTTTCATTTCATATTTTTCGAACTGGTCAATCAGGCACGAAAGATAGTTCCTGTCCTCAAAAACAAAATTCTGCAGATCGACCTCCTCAAAAACATCCGTTCGCATCCTCACAAGTTTTCTCGATAAAAAGGCTTTTTCTTTTCCTTCCAGCAGCAGCTTTTGAATGCGCGGCGTGCCGCAATTTTCGATATCTGCATAAATCGCTTCAAGGGTATGATATTGGTTGATCAGCTGGCTTGCTCCTTTTTGTCCTATCCCTTTGACGCCGGGCACATTGTCAGACGAATCTCCCAAAAGTGCTTGAAAGTCAACAAAATCACGCGGATTTACCCCAAACTTTTCGATACATCCTGCCTCATCAATCTCTTTTTTCTTTACTGAATCAACCATCACGACACGTCCGTCGTCAATCAGCTGGTATAAGTCTTTATCATGTGAAACGATGCGGACTTTCATGCCTTTTTCTTTAGCAAATTTTGTGACAGTGGCGATCACATCATCTGCCTCGAAACCATCCCTTGTAAGGTTTGCAAAACCCATCTGCTCTATCCACTCAATAGCCACAGGAAGTTGCTTGAGGAGATCTTCCGGAGGAGGCTCGCGGTGCGCCTTATATTCCCCGTAAAGGTCGCTTCTGAATGTCTTCGTTTTGCTGTCAAGCGCAAAAACCAAATACTCCGTGCTGTGTTCACGATGCAGCGAATCAATCAAATTGATAAATCCGGTCAATAGGCCTGTAGGGAAACCTTCTGAATTACGCAAAGGAGGAAGCGCATAGTAAGACCGAAAAAAGAAGCCAAAAGTGTCAATGATCGTGATTGTTTTCAATAGCATACCTCATATTTTTTTTATTTTAGCCT
This window contains:
- the mscL gene encoding large conductance mechanosensitive channel protein MscL gives rise to the protein MFQEFKKFLIQGNMVDMAIGFMFGGAFATVVKSMVDNVIMPPVGMLMGKVDFSQLFIALDGKEYATIEALDKAGAPAIKFGIFINDIISFVILGFVVFMFIKAYNKLKEPPVEAALQAPAQEVLLTEIRDLLKK
- a CDS encoding YhcH/YjgK/YiaL family protein, which produces MIIDKLENWKYYHFGPAWKQIFEFLDTLSPHSPEGKYTILGDDIFAIVMSYETRAPEVSVFESHQTYVDIQTVLIGSEGFECSFKDDLLIDVPYDASNDIQLYQRTVPGQTRIDIYPGTFVMLYPHDAHMAALIIDKKSEYTKKVVVKIKTELLLTSCFAYKLQCP
- a CDS encoding DNA polymerase I, whose product is MLLKTITIIDTFGFFFRSYYALPPLRNSEGFPTGLLTGFINLIDSLHREHSTEYLVFALDSKTKTFRSDLYGEYKAHREPPPEDLLKQLPVAIEWIEQMGFANLTRDGFEADDVIATVTKFAKEKGMKVRIVSHDKDLYQLIDDGRVVMVDSVKKKEIDEAGCIEKFGVNPRDFVDFQALLGDSSDNVPGVKGIGQKGASQLINQYHTLEAIYADIENCGTPRIQKLLLEGKEKAFLSRKLVRMRTDVFEEVDLQNFVFEDRNYLSCLIDQFEKYEMKQAIRKSELREGERGCPVPIPQKKYSSLSFGAVTLDTKEKLEAVVDNLDEDAIIAFDTETTGLDTKSAKMVGFSFCVSENKAYYVPVGHAYLGIESQVDIQDALRVLKKLLTHKTIGQNLKFDFSLLYNQYGFSEITPFADTMIMAWLNNPEAKVGLDALAERFFNYKMKPFKEMVKKGENFSSVHIGEAAFYAAEDAWMTYLLYFSLKKRMELGGLISLLEEAKNVEYPFINVLARMERAGIKVNIRHLMSLQKSLRLDLEHLTGEIYALAESEFNIKSTQQLGNILFQKLGLKGVKKTKTGYSTNEAVLQTLKDEHPIISKLLVYREYQKMLSTYVDPLLKLAEEDKDHRIYTSFIQTGTATGRLSSKEPNLQNIPVRSELGRSVRQAFVAKEGYKLVSIDYSQIELRLLAHFSGDKALSDAFVNQEDIHLATAARLFGEAEAKSKRNVAKSVNFGLLYGMGQRKLAEDIGITPVEAKEIIRSYFASFPTVKRFLEEIQERVKIDGYVETILGRRRLFDYENANAMQKAAFLRESVNTVFQGSAADLIKLSMNHIDAMILEENLDASMLLQIHDELIFEIKEEIAESLSKRFTYVMEHILKLNVPLVCSVSMGDSWGELK
- a CDS encoding cytochrome C biogenesis protein, with product MRYIFSMKMAVLMLFVFGFIIGAATFIENDYGTLTVKALIYKTKWFELFLAYFTAILVYNIFKYKTYKKNLAVFLFHFSFFVIAIGALITRYVGYEGIMHIREGQSVNMMVSDEKILEAVATFEGKSVSLEKPLYFSTMTQNSLEEDLDVGGKKIHLSLLKYLPTIEHKVAPDPEGKTILELKVSTDEQGKTYYFSKGDLKDFGPFYIGYATSSQTDKPTFLIKEAEDGFKVNFPFAMSFLKMDDKSSGEIDAGDHNFTQRILYRFGSNAIVLKSIHEKSKLETVSSSLKTESGKPEYIELKVSAGDQSREIVCKPMSGQPGELNTIEIDGVRLDLRIGAKTIEVPFAVKLEKFTLERYPGSMTPSSYASDVVLIDKEQNLTMPYKIYMNHILDHRNYRFFQSSYDMDEKGTILSVNHDPGTLPTYVGYFLMTLGMVWSLFLSNGRFQKLLKGARKLQGAAVSILLALMIFNAADLHAKEPEVDPAVKEAISAYDSDHAQKMGKLAVQDYMGRMKPLDTVAHEVVAKITGKSAMFGLEPMQVLLGMITQPEVYQNVPMIKIGHKKIALTLGLPEDAKFAQFSDFFSKEDNSYKIYDAVSDANRKKPLDQSTYDKELIKIDERVNVSYMVYQGTILRIYPQADDVNNKWAAPLEAIKTFESKTRDLVTLSVSAYFQSVAEGLKTGSWTNADLALKGIVKYQKTYGAAVLPSERHIDMEIAYNKLGLFGKLVPLYLLVGLAMLVFAFIHVLKPTFSMKWIMRGALGIFVFGFIMHMIGLGIRWYIAGHAPWSNAYESIVFIAASTALAGILLARHSPFALAGTALLAGITMGVAHMSFINPEITNLVPVLKSYWLMIHVATIISGDGFLGLGSILSLLVLILFIVRGEGGHKNIDRSIKELTNLSEMALIVGLFLLTIGNFLGGVWANESWGRYWGWDPKETWAAVTILIYAAVLHMRFIPALRSIFLYNVVATWAYSTVLMTYFGVNYYLSGLHSYAAGDPVPIPMWVYYAITGLFVLTLLAARNKNLENNV